The Streptomyces sp. NBC_01255 genome window below encodes:
- a CDS encoding matrixin family metalloprotease has product MHRHHGDDRLLGRPGHRHAAESTEPCIRGEAEGRAESSVDDGEIRYTEATKYDTARKHAQTVWQATPLSKVKLRGDTATTVNDLEWRDYKKEDGHGGYHHRRSGVAETDYIYLNKQYLDPLGALHKIGFQQSVAAHELGHALGLCHKGDRHFSLMWTSVSNPPVTEPTKVDKAGYKKIWG; this is encoded by the coding sequence GTGCATCGCCATCACGGTGACGACCGTCTCCTAGGCCGTCCCGGTCACCGCCACGCGGCCGAAAGCACGGAGCCGTGCATCCGCGGGGAGGCGGAGGGCAGAGCCGAGTCGTCCGTCGACGATGGGGAGATCCGGTACACCGAGGCGACGAAGTACGACACGGCCCGCAAGCACGCGCAGACGGTGTGGCAGGCCACACCACTGTCGAAAGTCAAACTCCGAGGCGACACGGCGACCACGGTGAACGACCTGGAATGGCGGGACTACAAAAAGGAGGACGGGCACGGCGGCTACCACCACCGCCGCAGCGGGGTCGCGGAGACCGACTACATCTACCTGAACAAGCAGTACCTCGACCCGCTCGGCGCGCTCCACAAGATCGGCTTCCAGCAGTCCGTCGCCGCACACGAGCTCGGGCACGCGCTCGGCCTGTGCCACAAGGGCGACCGGCACTTCTCCCTCATGTGGACAAGCGTGTCGAACCCACCTGTCACCGAACCCACCAAGGTCGACAAGGCCGGCTACAAGAAGATCTGGGGCTGA